The DNA sequence AATCAGCTTCCTTGCCCGACGACAACGTGACCTTGCCATGCACCACCGCGATATCGCGGACCAAGGCCGCCAACTCGTCGCGCTCGGCCGGGTTCAGATCCGGTCCTAAATCAAGTTCTGCCACGACCCCGTCCTACCACGCTGTTGAATTTCCGCACCAAACCTCTTGGTATTACCCGCGTTACCGAGGTGATCGCCTTGTATTGCACCCCGGGAACGCTGAGCACCTTACCCGCGGCGATGTCCTGCAGGCACGCGTTGACCACATCGTCGACCTGGAGCCACATGAATTCCGGGATGGTGCCCATCTCGATTCCGGCCCGTTCGTGAAACTCGGTATGGATGAATCCGGGGCACAGCACGTGCATACCAATGCCGGTGCCCAATAACCCATTTGCCAATCCTTCGGTGAAGGAGACCACCCAGGCCTTGGATGCCGAGTACGTCGAGCCGCGTCCGGACACCAGGCCCGCCACGCTCGCCACGTTGATGACCGTGCCAGAGCCGGCCTCGACCATCGAGGGCAGGGCCGCGCGGGTGAGCTCCATGACCGCGGTGACATTGACGTCGAGCTGCGCGTGCAACAGCTCGGGCGCTGCCGTCCAGAACTCGCCGGCGGTGGCGAAACCGGCATTGTTGACCAACACGGATACCCCGGCCGCGACGTGCTCGGCGACCTTCGCGCGGTCGGCGGCATCGGCCAAATCGGCAGGCAGCGCCTCGGCGTGGACGCCATACCGGCAGGTGAGCTCGTCGGCGAGTGCGCTCAGGCGCTGTTCGTCACGGGCGACCAGCACCACGTCGTATCCGAGGGAGGCGTACTTGCGGGCGAAACCGCCCCCCAGGCCCGAGGTGGGGCCGGTGACCAGCGCCACGGGGCGTACGGAATTCGCGGCAGGGTCGCTTGCGTAAAGACCGTCAGGCGCGGATGAACCGCTTGCGTGAAGACCATCGGTCATGGTTGGTCAGCGTACCGGCTGGCCGCATACCTCTCACCGACCGTATAACCGGTACTAAAAGTTACTAGTACAAATTGTCCGGAATCTGCCGCTTGCGCGAACAAGCGTTGCTAGCATCGCAAAATGTTTGACCGGCTAGTGGTGCGGCTCATCGCGCGTCAGCGCTGGATTTACCCGGTACTCATCGCATTGTGGATCGCCGCGGGCACCTACATAACCACCGCCCCGAAGGTTGCACTGCCTACCCCAGAGGTCACCCCGACCGCGCAGGCCATCAGCGCCATGTCGCTCAGCCAGCCGAAGACGGTGAGCTACGAGGTGTCCAGTAATGGCCAACCCGTCACGGTGTCCTACCTCGACGAGAAGGGCCAGTCCAAGCTCTTCAACGGCCCCGCACCCTGGCGCACCAGCTTGACCACCAGCGACCTGGGATTCGCGGCGGGCGTGACCGCGATATCGACCGACACCGTCACCTGTCGCATCACCGTCGACGGCACGGTGGCCGACGAGAAGACCGACGCCGGCCGCACCCCCTCGGTGAGCTGCAATCTCGTCGCATTTCAGAAACTCGAACCACAAGGCGGCCACTGATGCACGACAGCCCCATATTCGGACGCTTCGCCGGTGTCATCAGCAGACATGCCGCGGTGATCGTCGGGCTCCTGATGATGGTGGCCGGCGGTCTGATGGCATCGGCACCCAACCTCGAAGAACTCGCCCTGACCCACGGCAGCCCCATGATGCCGACCAACACCCAATCCGCCGCGGCCCTCAAACACATGGCCAAGGCGTTCGGGGAGTCCGAGTCGAACAACACCGCCGCGGTCGTCGTCGTCAAGGACCAGCCATTCACCGAGGAGGATCGCCAGTTTCGTGCCCAACTGATGAAGGAGCTGCGAGCCGATACCGCGCACGTCGAACCGGGTATGGACATGTGGTCCGATCCGCAATTCGCCACCGCATCCGAAAGCCCGGATAAGAAGGTGGCGCTCGCCCAGCTGCAGCTGGCCGGGGAGATCGGCGGACCCAAGGCCATGGAATCCGCAAAGGCCGTGCAACACATCATCGATAACATCGCGAAGCCACCAGGCACCACCATCTATGCCACCGGAACGAGCCAGGCCGCCGCAGACCAGATCAACACGATGATGCGAGATGTCGTGATCATCGGAGGGCTGTCGCTCGTGCTGGTGGGCGGTCTGTTGCTTTTGGTCTACCGCTCGCTGGTGGTCGCGTTCCTGCCACTGATCACCGTGGGCGTTGCCGTCGGTATCGCGACCCCGGTGACCAGCTTCCTCACCTTGGCAGGGCTGATTCCGACATCCATGATGACCAACGCGTTGATGGGCGCGCTGGCGCTGGGCGCCGGCACCGACTACTCCATCTTCTTCATCGGCCGCTATCAAGAGGGCAGGCGTGCCGGCCTCAGCGTCGACGATGCGTTCCGCGCCAGTTACCGGGGGGTGGCACCGGTCGTGATCGCGTCCGGGCTGACTGTCGCAGGTGCGTTGTCCTGCATGTCATTCGCGCAACTGGACATGATGAAATCCATGGGTCTACCGGGGGCCATCACGATGATCTTCACCGTGCTGTCCGCGGTGACAGTGACGCCCGGTGCACTGCTCATCGGGGCTCGCAGATTCGGCTGGTTCGAGCCCAGATCGACCATCCGGTCGACTCGACTGTGGCGCCGGGTCGGCATCCGGGTGGCGCGTTGGCCCAAACCGATATTCATCACGACCTTCACCGCCTTGATCCTGCTCATGATGGTGATCCCCAGCGCCTCGTTCAACTACGACGAACTGCAGTTCATCCCGAAGGACATGCCCAGCGCGGCCGGTATGAACGCGATTCAGGAACACTTTCCCGCGGGACAGATGAACCCCGACATGATCTTGATCCGGGCTCCGGAAGACCTGCGCACCTCGGCCAATATCGGACTCCTGGAGAAGGCCGCACAACAGATCACCAAGCTGGACAGTGTGGCATCGGTGCAGTGGATCACCCGGCCCACCGGCATGCCGATGGATCAAACCTCACTCATGTACAGCGTGAGGATGGCCGGAACGATGATGTCGCAGAACAAGATTGTCATGGAACAACGGCAGCAGCGGATGCACACCATGACCAACGACATGAACTCGATGATGAGTACGCTCCAAGGCCTGCAGGGCACCTTGCGGACCGCGCAGCAGGGTGCCAAGCAATTCAGTGCCGCCGCCCAACCCATCCAATCCAGCCTGAATCAGCTTAAGTCACAGATTAATTCGGCAATGGGACCCGTTCGTGAAGCAGTGCGTGCCCAACCCAACTGTGCCGCCGATCCGATGTGCGTAGGTGCGCAATCGACCTTGTCCAACTTCGAGAACATGTCGAGCGTCACCGACCAGATGCGCAGCCTCGTCAGCACTTCGGGTTCCATGACCGGGGGCTTGACCCAGGCCGCGCGCACGATGCCGCGCATGGTCGAGTCCATGTCCTCGATGCAGGATTTGATGACCGAGACCAACGAGCAGATGACCCAGATGATGTCGCAGATCGACACCATGACCTCGCTCATGCAGGACCTCGGCCGAAGCAGCGCCGGTACCGGAGACTACTTTTACTTCCCCGCACAGATGCTCTCGGACCCGCGATTCAAGCCATACCTGAAGATGATGTTCTCCGAGGACGGCACCACCACCCGCATGATCGTCATCGGCAGCGGGAGCAGCTACGGCGACGAGGGCATCCAGCGCGTCCGAGACCTGGCGCACGAGATGAAGTACGCGCTCAAGGGCACTCGTCTGGAGGGCAGCGTGATCGAAATCGCCGGGCCGGCAGCCCTGATCGGCGATATGCGGGTGATGCTCGACCGCGACGAGAAGCTGATCATGATCGGCTGCCTGACAGTGATCTTCACCGTGGTGCTGCTTCTGCTGCGCGGGCTGGTGGCTTCGTTGATCGTTATCGGCTCGGTCTTGGTGTCCTTCGCATCCACCCTCGGGCTGGCCCTGGTGATCTGGCAGCATGTGCTCGGCATTCAGCTGCACTGGTCGGTACCGGTCGCGGTGTTCGCGATCCTCATATCGGTAGGCGCCGACTACAACCTGCTAGTCGCATCGCGCTTCAAAGAAGAGATGAGCGCCGGCATCCGCACGGGGGTCGTCCGGGCCATCGCCGGCACCGGCGGCGTGGTGACCACGGCGGGACTGGTGTTCGCGATGACACAGTTCGCCATGATGGGGTCGAGTCTGGTCAACATCGCACAAATGGGTTCGACGATCGGGATGGGCTTGATCATCGACACGTTCGTGGTGCGCACCTTCACGGTGCCGACACTGGCGGTAATCCTCGACAAGAAGTTCTGGTGGCCGCTGCCGATGAACCAGCTCTGGCGGCGTTCCTAACGGACGTGCGGCTGACTGCCCTGACCCACGGGGGCGGGCTGCCGGTCTCCGGCGGGCGCGGAACTGCTGCCGACGGGCCGGCTGGGTCGCTCCGCGGCCTGGATGGGCGAAGGCGCCGACTCCCCGGACGGGGGCAGCACCCGCAGCAGGTCGTTGAACTGGCGGACGGCCTTGAGGCCCTCGTCCCACTGCTCACGGTTGCTGTTGATCGGCAGCGCGGCCAGCGTCCAGTGTTGTTCGTTCCACAACACCTCCGCCGTCTCGGTCGCCGTGTGGGCGAAGGTGACCATGCGCCGGTCGCAAGCCCTACGGGCGGCATCCAGGTTGGTGGAGTAGACCATGCGCGGGCCGATGGCGCCCAGCAGCCAGATATCGGATTCGCGGGGTTCCTGCATCACCTTGAGCCGCAGGTCCACCATGACATTGGTGCCCACCTTGCGGTGCAGCGCAATGATGGTCGCGACATCCTCCAGGTCGAAGACGTAGACGGCCTCGCCGCGGATCTGCCCGAGCACCACGTTGGCGGCCGCGGCCGCTCCCGCGCTCGACATCACGCCGCGGTTCCAGCGCTTGACGATCTCTTTGTCCTGCGACATGTAGTCGAAGCCGTGAGATCGCGCCCAGGCCTTCCGGCGGTGTCCGCGGCCGCGGCGGCGGCCGATATCGACGTACAGCAGCACGCCCGCACAGACGAAGCAAAGTGCGGACAGCGTGAACCAAAGTAGAGCCATCCGCGACAGCCTAACCGGTACCGGCCCAACTACCGCGCGGAGCGCTCGGATCGTGACCGAGAGTTACCGGTCCGTGATGGGCCGAACAGCGCCGCGAGTGTGCGCTCACGGGGAGATATCCGTCGAAATCTCGCAGTGAGCGCACACTCGCGGTTCCTGTTGAGGCGTCAGCCCAGGATGAGCGAGTCGCCGTCGGCGCTCACGTTCACCGGAACGACGTCGCCGTCGTGCACCTCACCGGCCAGCAGCTGCTTGGCCAGCTTGTCGCCGATCGCCTGTTGCACCAGGCGCCGCAACGGACGCGCCCCGTAGATCGGGTCGAATCCGCGCTGGGCCAGCCAATTCTTGGCGGGTCCGGACACCTCGAGTGTCAGCCGCCGCTGGGCCAGCCGCTTCTGCAGCTGTTCCAGCTGGATGTCGACGATCCGCACCAGCTCTTCGGGGTTGAGCGGCTCGAAGATGAGCACGTCGTCGAGCCGGTTGATGAACTCCGGCTTGAACTTGGCACGCACCGCGGCCATCACCTGCTCTTCGGAGCCACCGGCCCCCAGGTTTGACGTGAGGATCAAGATGGTGTTCCGGAAGTCCACCGTGCGTCCCTGACCGTCGGTGAGACGTCCCTCGTCGAGCACCTGCAGCAGCACGTCGAATACGTCCGGGTGCGCCTTCTCCACTTCGTCGAACAGCACCACTGTGTACGGGCGTCGCCGCACCGCCTCGGTCAGCTGACCGCCGGCGTCGTATCCGACGTATCCGGGCGGGGCACCGACAAGCCTTGCCACCGAGTGCTTTTCGCCGTACTCGGACATGTCGATGCGCACCATGGCGTGCTCGTCATCGAACAGGAAGTCCGCGAGGGCCTTGGCCAGCTCGGTCTTACCCACGCCGGTGGGCCCCAGGAACAGGAACGAACCGGTGGGCCGGTTGGGGTCGGCGACACCGGCCCGGGCACGGCGCACCGCATCCGAAACCGCCTCGACGGCCTTTGCCTGTCCGACGACCCGCGCCCCCAGCACGTCTTCCATGCGCAGCAGCTTGGCGGTCTCGCCCTCCAGGAGCCGCCCGGCCGGGATACCGGTCCAGGCCGACACCACGTCGGCGACATCGTCCGGTCCCACCTCTTCCTTGAGCATGACGCTTTCGCGCGCCTGGACTCCGGGAAGCGCGGCCTCTAGTTGCTTCTCCAGGTCGGGGATGCGCCCGTAGCGCAGCTCCGCGGCCTTACCCAGATCGCCGTCGCGCTCGGCGCGATCGGATTCACCCTTGAGGGTTTCCAACTGCTCCTTGAGATCGCGGACCACGTCGATGGCGTTCTTCTCGTTCTGCCAGCGAGCGGTGAGCTCCGCGAGACGCTCCTTTTTGTCAGCCAGCTCTTCACGCAGCTTCACCAGGCGTTGCTTGGAGGCCTCGTCGTCTTCCTTGGACAGCGCCATCTCTTCGATCTCGAGACGGCGCACGACGCGCTCGACCTGATCGATTTCGACAGGGCGCGAATCGATTTCCATCCGCAGACGGGACGCGGCCTCGTCGACCAGGTCGATGGCCTTGTCCGGCAGGAAGCGCGAGGTGATGTACCGGTCGGACAGGGTGGCGGCCGCCACCAGCGCGGAGTCGGTGATCCGCACGCCATGGTGGATCTCGTAGCGCTCCTTGATGCCGCGCAGAATGCCGACGGTGTCCTCCACCGAGGGCTCGCCCACCAGGACCTGCTGGAACCTGCGCTCCAGGGCAGCGTCCTTCTCGATGTACTTGCGGTACTCATCGAGAGTGGTGGCGCCGACCAACCGCAGCTCACCGCGGGCGAGCATGGGCTTGATCATGTTGCCGGCGTCCATCGCCGACTCGCCGGTCGCGCCCGCACCCACGATCGTGTGCAGCTCGTCGATGAACGTAACCAATTGTCCCGCAGAGTTCTTGATCTCATCCAGGACCGCCTTGAGGCGTTCCTCGAACTCGCCCCGGTACTTGGCGCCGGCGACCATCGAGCCTAGGTCCAGCGATACCACGGTCTTGCCGCGCAGGCTTTCGGGCACGTCGCCGGCGATGATGCGCTGCGCCAGTCCCTCGACGATGGCGGTCTTACCGACACCCGGCTCGCCGATCAACACCGGATTGTTCTTGGTCCGTCGACTGAGAACCTGCACGACGCGGCGGATCTCGGTATCACGACCGATGACCGGGTCGAGTTTGCCCTCGCGGGCCAGAGCAGTCAGGTCGGTGGAGTACTTCTCCAAGGCCTGGAATGTCGCTTCGGGCTCGGCGCTGGTCACCCGCCCGCTCCCGCGCACCTGCACAAAGGCATCGCGCAGCGCGTTCGGCGTGGCGCCGTTGTTGGCGAGCAACTTGGCGATATCGGAGTCACCGCTAGCCAGGCCCACGAGCAGGTGCTCGGTGGATACGTAGTCGTCGTTGAGCTCGGTGGCGAGCTGCTGTGCCGTGGTGATCGCAGCGATGGAGTCACGCGAGAGCTGCGGGTTGGCGCTGGCGTTGCTGACCTGGGGTAGCCGGTCGGCAATGGCCTGCGCCTCGTTGCGCACGGTCGCTGAGTCGACGCCCACAGCCTGCAGCAGTGGCGCGGCGATGCCATCGGTCTGGCTCAGCAGCGCCACCAGCAGGTGTGCGGGACGGATTTCAGGATTGCCCGCTGTGGTCGCTGCCTGGAGGGCAGCTGTCAGCGCGGCCTGGGTTTTGGTGGTCGGATTGAACGAGTCCACAACACCTCCGTTGGGTTGAGAGAAATGCTTGTCAGTAGTTCCAACGTCGTCAGCCTTGAGTCTGTTCCGCTCAACTTTGAGAATTTTCGCGGTGCTGTGTCTAGCTCATCACACCTACGGGCACTCTGAACTAAATCCGGAATCACACGCGGTGGCCGCGACCCTCCAGCAGCTCGCCGACTCGCGACAACACCGGAAGGACCCCGCCGCGCAGAACCGATCGGAGCTGGCGATTAAGGGGGGACTGGGGATCGAATCCACTCAAGGTGAACCACAGCTGGGTGCCACCAATCCGGGGAATCAGTCGCCACGTCATGCGCAGAGCGGTGATTCCGCCCAGGATCGGGATCGTGAAGGTGGACACGATGAGCTCGGGCTCACGCACCTGCAGAAATTCCATATCCACCCTTCCGGCGAATCCCAGAAGCGGAATCGGATAGGTGGTTATGGACAGCCGGCCACCGGTTTCCACCGACACCACATCGTGGTCGTTCACCAGGTCGCCGACAAACTCCTTCGAGGTAATGACCTGCCACACAGTGCGCGATGAGTGGCGATAGAACTCGCCCAGGCTGAATGCCGTCGCGTCATCGGGCGGGGGATCCTCACCCGGCTCCGGAACAATCAACAGCTCTTCGATGCGCGACATGACCAATGCCCAGATATCCCGAACCAGAACGCGAAGGCGCCCGTGAGCTGGATTGGCGAGGTCAAATCCACTGTGCACAACCAGTAATCGCGTCCCTCCCGGCTCGGGATGGAGCGTCCACGTGACGCGCAAATCCCAGGAGTCCTCCGGCGTGGAGAATCGATAGACCATGCGTTCACCAGGCACGACGTCGGTGAACTCGCACTCACCGCGCCCGCCGAAATTCACCTCCGGCATCGGGAAGGTGGTGAACGTGAAGGACTTACCGGCCGCCACCGAGTCCTCGCCGATGTCGGTGGTCCAATCAGAGATCGAGGCGGCCGACGTGATGACGCGCCACACCTGCTCGGCCGGATACGGGAAGAACTGCCCAACCGTCACCGATGTCAGGTCGTCCCGCGACGCGGTCATACCCCTGAGATACCGCAGATACGTGATCTGCGTGGGCGATCAGGCGGATACATCAGTGACCAGACAGTGCGGAGGCCAATCCCGGCGGGACGGCGCACTGTCGATACATCGCCCGAGCTTGCCCATCGTTCCGGGCCAGCCACGCTCGGAAATCATCCGATAGATGCGCGAGGCGGAATCGCTCATATCGAACCCGTCGTGACGCAACGTGACCATGGTGCCGCCGGGAACCTCGTGCAGTGTCCACGTCACCGTCCACTCCGTCTGCTTCGACGACTTCATATCCCACCAGCGGATCGACAGCACCCTACTTGGGGTAGCCGCGAGCACCTCACAGGACAGCGCGCCCGAGAAGTCGGCCATGGGCAAGGGAAACGCATTGAAACGGAACCTGGTGCCCACCTGCGGCCGAAATCCAATCGGATCCATCAACCATTCCTCCATGGCATCGGGACACGCCATCACGGCCCACACTCGCGCGGGCGGATGCGGATAGAACTGATCCAGGATGATGGTGGCGATGTCGTTCACGTCGTCGGGCACAGCACTCTCCAGATTGATTGGGTTATCTTTCATACCCCATCAATCTGGGTCACCGCCGTGTTCTCATCTGTTAGCCAGGCAAACTCGGGCCGGAGGAGGGTTCGATGGCGCCGCCATCGGTGGGGATAGCCGCTGCACGATCGATGAGACGCCCGAACTTGGTCATCGCAGTCGGCCAGAATCGATCAGAGAGGGCCGCCATCCGCCGCACAGCAAGGTCATCACTACTGAATGCCGGCCGGCTCAAAACCACCCTGGTTCCGTTCGGCACCGCGCTCAGTGTCCATGAGGTTCGCCAGGCCACGGGGGCGGGAACTTTCGTGTCCCACCACAAAATCGCCAGCATTTCGTTCGGCGTAGCCACCAAGACCTCACAGGCGATGTTCCCGGAATAGTTGGCAATCGGCACCGGAAGATCCATGAGCCGGTACCGCGTACCCGCCACCGGACGGAACCCGACCTGTTCGACGAACCAATCCCCCATGACATCGGGGTCGACCAAGACACTCCACACCCGTTCGGGCGAGTGTGGGTAGAAGAAATCGGCGACAACGTCCGTCGGATCGGGTAAATCGCCCACAGCGCTCGCTCCAATGTCGGTGGTGACACCTTTGTACTCCACGGAGCTGGCGAGCGCCCAATTGAATCGATTAGCTAAGCAAACCTAATTCGGAAGCATCGGCCGTAAGGTGCCGGTCGACGGTCGGAGCCAAGATGGCGACCAGCTGCTCCCTGGTGAGCGCAACCAGCGGACCGATCTTGAGGGCGTATCGCAGGAGCGCCAGCACGTAGTTCTGCATGAACTCGCAAAACGCGCGATGCGCGTCGTCGTTGGTCGTTGCGGACTGCTTGCATCCGAACGGGAACCCGGAGCTGATCTAGCTCCACCCGAGGTGCCGACACGAATTTCGTGATTCCCCGTACACCTGCACCAACCGATACCGGCAAACACCACAACCGCGCACTCCACCGGTCCTGTAGTCGCAAAAGCGTGCAGAGTCGGCGATTCCCAGCACATGATTGCTGCGGTGCGGAACTGCTCTCTTTTCGATCTGACCTCACGCAGTCCCAGACGGGCCGGGAACTTCCCTCCTAGACTGGCGTCTCGGTAGGCAGGACCCCGGAAAGGTGAGGCAACGGAAGCTCGTGGGCCTTGAGGACGTCGAAGCGCTGCACGACTTGGTCGGTGGGGTCGAGCTATCGGGAGACAAACTTGTCAGAAGTTTCTATAGCCGCTGGTTCGCCACCGACCCCACCGTCGGCGATCTCTTTCCCGCCGACATGTCATCGCAACGCGCGCATTTCCGTCAGGCACTGCAGTTCGTACTCTGGGAGATGGCGGCGTACCGCACCGAAGGCCTGGTCAACTTCCTGGCCCAGTTAGGTCGCGACCATCGGAAGTTCGGGGCCACCGACAGCCAATACGGCACCATGCGCCAGGCCCTGCTCGACACCACACGCGAGGTGTTGCAACCAATTTGGGACCAGCGGATGGAGGCCACCGCCACCGAGGTCTACACGGTGATGATCGAGGTGATGCGCAGCGCCGCGGCCTCGGATAGCGGCCAGCCTTGGTGGGACGGGAAGGTCATCGAATACCACCGAACCTCAAGAGATCTCGCCTTGATCAGGCTAAAACTCAACGCGCCGATGAACTACCACTGCGGGCAGTACGTCCATGTACAGGTGCCGCAGAGTCCGCGGAACTGGCGCTATCTCAGCTTGGCTATTCCACCAGACCCCGAGGGATACATCGAATTTCACGTCAAGGCCGTACCCGGCGGACTTGTCAGCGGCGATATGGTCAACAAGACGAAGGTGGGCGACACCTGGCGGATTTCGCCGCCGCTCGGCGCACTGTCGGTGAACCGTGACGGTGGAGACGTGCTGATGGTGGCGGGCAGCACCGGTATCGCACCGCTGCGGTGCCTCATCATGGAGCTGTCCCAGTGGGCCGAGAATCCACGGGTTCACCTGTTTTATGGGGCACGCTATCCGCAGGAACTCTATGACCTGTGGACGCTGTGGCACATCGCCTCGACGAATCCGTGGCTGTCGGTCACACCAGTCACCGAGTACTCACGAAACCCGGACTGGGCCAACGAATACCACGATCCGACACCGCCCCGCGGTCTCCATGTCCGCCAGACGGGGCTGCTCTCCGAGGTAGTGACCGCCTATGGAGGTTGGGGTGATCGCCAGATTCTGCTCGGCGGCTCGGCATCGATGATCCAGGCCACCAAGGAGGCACTGGTCTCAAAGGGGGCCGATGCCTCCAGAATTCAGCACGACCCGGTCTAGCGTTGCCGACGCGGCTGCCAGACGACCACAGCCGTGCTCTTCGGAATGATCGCGACCTCGCGACCTGATGTCGCCGCGCGCAGCTGGGCTACCTCGGCCGCCAATTCGGACACCTTGGCCTGCAGGGCCTCTACCTGGTTGGCCAGTTCGATAACCCGCTTGATACCAGCGAGATTGACGCCCTCGTCCTGTGACAGGCGCTGCACTTCGCGCAGCAGATCCACATCACGCTGCGAGTAGCGCCGACCGCCACCACTCGTGCGCTCGGGGCTGACCAGCCCAAGCCGGTCGTAGGTGCGCAGCGTCTGCGCGTGCATTCCGGCAAGCTCGGCGGCCACGGAGATCAGGAAGGTGCGAGCACCCCGCTCGGGCTGGCGGCGGGACGTCATCGCGCACCCGCCCAGCCGGCCCGCGGATCGAATCCGCTCGCTTTCTCGGCCACCTGGTAACGCTGCAATGCCTCCAGGGCACTGTCTTCCAGCTTCGAGGGCACCGCGACCTTGACAGTGACCAGCAGATCGCCGTTACCGCCCGCACGCTTGGGGATACCGCGACCACGCACCCGCAGGATGCGCCCGTCGGAGGTGCCCGCAGGCACCTTCACCCCGACACGGCCTTCCAATGTGGGGACGGAAACCGTGGCACCCAAAGCCAATTCGGTGAAACTCACCGGAACGGTGAGGGTCAGATCATCCCCATCGCGGGTGAAAACCTTGTCGGGCCGCACATGCACGGTGACGTACAGGTCGCCGGAAGGAGCGCCGCGCAGACCGGCCTCACCCTGTCCGGCCAGCCGAATACGTTGTCCGTCGTCGACTCCCGGCGGAATCCGCACGGTGATGGTGCGGGTTCGGGTGGTCACCCCGGTGCCCTGGCAGTCCGTGCAGGGGTTCTCGATGATCGAGCCCGTGCCGCGGCAATCGGCGCATGGTTCGGAGAACCCGAAGGCACCCTGGTTGCGATTGATGACTCCGCTGCCGTTGCACGCGCCGCAGACCTTCGGGCTGGTGCCGGGGCGAGCACCGCTGCCGTGGCAGGTGGTGCATGGCGCCGGACTGGTGAGCCGCAGCGGAACCGACACGCCCTTGCACGCCTCGACGAAGTCGAGCTGGGTTTCGGTCTCCAGATCGTTTCCGCGGCGCGGACGACTGGCACGCGGCTGCGCACGCTGGCC is a window from the Mycobacteroides salmoniphilum genome containing:
- a CDS encoding heat shock protein transcriptional repressor HspR; the protein is MTSRRQPERGARTFLISVAAELAGMHAQTLRTYDRLGLVSPERTSGGGRRYSQRDVDLLREVQRLSQDEGVNLAGIKRVIELANQVEALQAKVSELAAEVAQLRAATSGREVAIIPKSTAVVVWQPRRQR
- a CDS encoding SRPBCC family protein gives rise to the protein MKDNPINLESAVPDDVNDIATIILDQFYPHPPARVWAVMACPDAMEEWLMDPIGFRPQVGTRFRFNAFPLPMADFSGALSCEVLAATPSRVLSIRWWDMKSSKQTEWTVTWTLHEVPGGTMVTLRHDGFDMSDSASRIYRMISERGWPGTMGKLGRCIDSAPSRRDWPPHCLVTDVSA
- the dnaJ gene encoding molecular chaperone DnaJ, which produces MTQREWVEKDFYKELGISSTATQDEIKKAARKLLAENHPDRNPGNQAAEDRYKAVSEAKDVLSDTAKRKEYDETRRLFAGGGYGRRFGDNGFGSGGGFGGGSNNSAEFNLNDLFGNADTSGGGGIGDLFGGLFGQRAQPRASRPRRGNDLETETQLDFVEACKGVSVPLRLTSPAPCTTCHGSGARPGTSPKVCGACNGSGVINRNQGAFGFSEPCADCRGTGSIIENPCTDCQGTGVTTRTRTITVRIPPGVDDGQRIRLAGQGEAGLRGAPSGDLYVTVHVRPDKVFTRDGDDLTLTVPVSFTELALGATVSVPTLEGRVGVKVPAGTSDGRILRVRGRGIPKRAGGNGDLLVTVKVAVPSKLEDSALEALQRYQVAEKASGFDPRAGWAGAR
- a CDS encoding SRPBCC family protein, with amino-acid sequence MGDLPDPTDVVADFFYPHSPERVWSVLVDPDVMGDWFVEQVGFRPVAGTRYRLMDLPVPIANYSGNIACEVLVATPNEMLAILWWDTKVPAPVAWRTSWTLSAVPNGTRVVLSRPAFSSDDLAVRRMAALSDRFWPTAMTKFGRLIDRAAAIPTDGGAIEPSSGPSLPG
- a CDS encoding FAD-binding oxidoreductase — encoded protein: MGLEDVEALHDLVGGVELSGDKLVRSFYSRWFATDPTVGDLFPADMSSQRAHFRQALQFVLWEMAAYRTEGLVNFLAQLGRDHRKFGATDSQYGTMRQALLDTTREVLQPIWDQRMEATATEVYTVMIEVMRSAAASDSGQPWWDGKVIEYHRTSRDLALIRLKLNAPMNYHCGQYVHVQVPQSPRNWRYLSLAIPPDPEGYIEFHVKAVPGGLVSGDMVNKTKVGDTWRISPPLGALSVNRDGGDVLMVAGSTGIAPLRCLIMELSQWAENPRVHLFYGARYPQELYDLWTLWHIASTNPWLSVTPVTEYSRNPDWANEYHDPTPPRGLHVRQTGLLSEVVTAYGGWGDRQILLGGSASMIQATKEALVSKGADASRIQHDPV